GCTATCCTGCTCTTCTCGGGGTCTGTGATTATCACCAGATCGAACCACTCGTCGCTCAGGTCCCTGCTCCCGCAGACCGGGCAGCGGTCTTCCGTGGTGATGTAGTGGCAGTGCCTGCACGCCCTCTCCTTCGCCATGGTCAGGCCTCCTTCTCCTTGCGCTTCTCCTTCTCAATCCAGTCCCTCTTTCCGAGGCCCGGCTGGCGCATGGTGAGGCCTATCTTGTTCTCCCTTATTACCCTGCTCTTGACGCTTATCGCGATTATCCTCGCCCTCGTGTAGTCTCCAAGCTTGAGCGTTCTGTTGGTCTCCTTGCCGATGAACTGCTTGTTCTTCTCGTCGAAGACCACGTAGTCGTCCATGAGCTGGCTGATGTGGACGAGACCGTCCATCGGGCCTATCCTGATGAAGGCACCGTAGGGAGCAACATCGATTACCTCGCCCTCAACGACCTCGTGCATCTCGGGCTTCCAAACGAGGACGTCAAAGACGACTTCGTGGTAGGTTGCCCCGTCTCCGGGCACTATAACTCCCTGGCCGACCTCCTCAACGTCCATGACTGCTAAAACGACGCCCTCGTCCCTGTCGTAGATGCCCTCGTAGGCCTCGCGGAGGACGAGCTTGGCGGCTTCCTTTGGGTCCATCGTGAACATTCTCGGGGGAATCCTGACGACGTCCTTAATCTTGAGGAGCTTGTACATGCCTCAACCTCCTTGGAATGGGAGAGAAAAAGAAATCACTCCTTCTTCCCAAACTTTTCCTTGTAGAGCTCGATTGCCCTGAGGATTTCCTTCTTGGCCTCCTCGGCGTTGCCCCAGCCCTCTATCTTGGTGACCTTGCCCTGGAGCTCCTTGTACCTCTGGAAGAAGTGGGCTATCTCGTCGAGGAAGGCCTTGGGAACGTCGTCGATGTCCTTCCAGTCGGCGAAGTACGGGTCCTCAACCGGGACGGCGAGAACCTTCCAGTCCTTGTCGCCGGAGTCCTCCATCTTCATTATGCCTATCGGCCTGCTCTCGATGAGGGTGAGCGGGTAGACCGGCTCGCGCATGATGACCATGATGTCGAAGGGGTCGCCGTCGTCGTACCAGGTCTGCGGGATGATACCGTAGTCGACCGGGTAGAAGAACGGGCTGTAGAGGACGCGGTCGAGCTTTATAAGTCCGGTCTTCTTGTCAAGCTCGTACTTGTTCCTGCTCCCCTTCGGAATCTCTATGAGAGCGTAAACGACCTCTGGAACCTCCGGTCCGGGTTCAAGCTCGTGGAACGGGTTCATCTCTAACCACCTCTAACCTTTTTGTAGAACTTCTAGCTTAGGCTTTCGGGTAGGGCTTTTAAAGTTGTTGGTTAGGAAAACCCAAAAAAGAGCCGGAGGGAGGAGACCGTCAGTTGGCCTTCTCCTCTTCCTGGGGTAGGGGTCTGCGGTACTCGTAGGACACGCCGTCATCTATTATTGCGTAGACTTCCTCGTCTCCTTCAATGTAGTGCAGTATTGGCTTGTCCACCAGCTCGAAGGTCGTCTCGAGGTCCTTTGGTGTTTTCAGGGCCACGACTTTCTCAACCTCCCCCGGTGCGCCCTTCACGACGTAGGGCCTTACCTTTGACAGCTCGTCCTTTGGAGGTCTCGAAACGTAAACGTAGCCTAGCAGGGGCAGCAGCATAAGTGCCGCCAGTACGGTGGTGACCACCTTGGCCGTTCCGAGGTCGCTGGTAATCCCCAGCACCGTTGCATCGTTCTCGGTCACGGTTCTCTCGGTGAGTGCCCTCTTCTCCGCCTTGCTGGTGTCGGTGAAGTAGTACAGCTCTGCCGCTGAGTCCCTTATCAGCTCGACGCTGTGGTCGAAGTCCTCACTTATCTCCTTGCCTCCGACGGTGGCCTTTCCGTTCACGGTGGTTTCGATGGTTATCCTGTTCTTCAGCCTCTTAACTCCGAGTTCCTTGGCTATCTCCCCGCTGTCCGTTGCGAACTTCCCCATGTCGAGGACGTACTCCGTCGTGAATCCTCCGTTCGTCAGGTCTCCCCTTTCCTCAAAGAGCTTCTCGTCCCACAGGACGATTTCTTCGCTCCCTTTGTTCACGTAGTACTCCGCCCTCACGACGACGTGGTATGATCCCTCGCTCAGCTGGGGTTCCGAATGGTAGGTGTACCTGAGTATGAACCTGTCAACGAGGGGTATCGGATAGTCGTCCATGGTTACTCTGTACCCGTAGAGTTCGTTGGGTTTAAGATACGCCTCGTGCTTCAGCGTTCCCTCTTCCCGATAAGTCCCTATCCTCTGCGTGTTGACCACATACGGGTTTGCGCTCATGAGCTTTACGGAATAAAACCCAAACACTATGAAGAGCACCAGGAATATCCCCAGCACTTCCTTCCTTCTGATAAACTTTGTGACACTTTCTTTCTTCATCTTTCACATTCTCCTTTCAACTATTCAACCACCGCATGCGCACTTGCCTTCGTGGTGATCGCAATCGCAGCAGTTCCCACAGCCGTCGCATGCCACGCTGACCGTCAGCGGGTTGCTGGTTATGCCGTACTCCACTAGGGTTGCCCCATCGTTCAGGTTGTACTCCCCGCACGAGGTGAACTCCTGCTGGCAGCCGTGGTTCACACGGGTGAATATCGTCACGTTCATGTGCTCGCTTCCACCTGCCGGAATCGTCACGTTCCACTCCAGCTTTGTGGCCGGATGGGCGTGTCCCCCGTGGTGGTTGTGTCCGCTGTTAGCAGCTCTGAACTCGTACGTTCCGGCGCTTGCGGCCGTTCTTGCTAGGCTCACGTTGAACTCCGCTGGAATGGTGTCCTTCACGGTCACGGTTATATCCTCGTCCGTGGGGTTGGTTACCTTTATCTGAAACACCCACTCCTGGTAGGTCTTCATGGGTATGTCGGTTGTGTTGCCCGAGAGCAGTGTCTTCTCTATGTTGGGCCCGTCCTTCACGACCAGCTTTATCGGGCACGGCGTTATCGACGCGTCCCCGTCGTTCCACTCTGCGTACATGTCCATGGGGACTATGTACTCGCCGGGGGCAACGTCTCCAACCGTGACGTTCCCGAAGAAGGTGTACTCGTCTTCGGACGCGATTATCCTGGGTGCCCCGTCTTCGGTCTCCACGAACATCTCCGCGTTTCCTGGAAGGCCGGAATAATCCGGATACAGCAGGATCGTGACGTCCCTGTTTCCGGTCAGGTAGTTCCTGACTGTCAGGGCATCGAAATCCGTCTCCGAATTGGCGGTTACCTCCACCACCGCGGCGTATCCATCCCTGCAAAGGAAGCCTATGTACTCCTCCTCGTGGGGTACCACCTGAATCCTTACCTCCCTCGCTGCCTCAAAGCTTACAAAAGTGCCGCTTGAGCTGACGATGATGAGTGATGCCAACGCGAGTGTTATTAGTACCGCTGCTATACTCCTCATAACCTAAACACCTCCGGTATCCCTTTGGATTTGGAATGCCTCTTCTTTCTTATTCTGAGAACGTCTTCGCTCCCCATGCCCGAGATGACGTAGAGAACCCCGAGGAACGCTGAAACCACCGCGAGGATCCCGAACAGAGGAACCATTGGGTGAACGCTGTATAGTCTGTCCATTACCGATGCCGGCAGCAGGGGCGGGTAGGCGTTTACCCTGACCTTCGTGGTGTAAATCGATGTTGCCTGCGGTGCCACTATGGTAACGGTTAGATCCTCCTTATCCCCGCTTGAGAGGCGGAACTTATCGGTCGAGAGTCCAGTGACCGGCGAAGGGGCAGAGACGTAGTAGACCATCGGGTAGAAGTTGTGGTTCTCGACGCTTATCCCGCTCTGGAACTCCTCCCCCGGCTGGTACCAGTTCTCCCTGCTTCCGCCGGCTGAGGTTACGGAGTACTCGATGGGAACGACCTCCCACGAGACGAATATCGAGATGGCCACCATGAGTACGAGGAATGCCGAGGCCAGCATGAAGAGCGTTCTGAACTTCACGACAAAGAACTTCTTCCTTTTTCCGCTTCTCTGGGCTTCACCGCCGCCGAAGGCCACTATACCCACCACTATCAGCAGTGCCCCGAGCAGTATCTTTCCCCTGTCCGAGAGGCCACCCTCGAGGTAGTTCCCTACCCTCGGTATCGTTGGCACGTATCCACCTATCTGAACAACGGTCCCACCTATCTGTTCCCTGGTTATTGGGGGTATATTGTGGCTCTGCTGGTCCGTTGCTATGTTGTTGTCGCCCCTCGTTATGTAGCCCTCCTCGGTTATGGCCGCGACCCTGTGAACCGTCCAAGTGCTCCCCACTTTGAAGACTATTATGTCCCCAACGTCGGGGTTTCTGGCCAGGGGGTCGATGAAGAAAACGTCCCCCTTGTTTATGGTGGGCGTCATGCTTCCCGAGTAGGCGTACGACATGAATACGGGCCTGTCGAGAATGGCTCCTGCCAGTGAACCGATGACGAGAACCCCGAGGAGTGCTATGATGAGGTACTCGAGAAAAGCCTTCATCCGCAGTTTCCTCCCCAGGCCTCGATGGTTATTTCATTCCAGTAATCGCCGAGCTCCAGCCCGGTTGTATTTACCCTCATTCCCACGTCAACGCTCTCGTCAGCGGCCAGGGTGACCTCGATAACCTCCTCCCAGTTCCCGTTGAAGCTGCCCACGAAGAAGCCCATGTTCGGAAAGTCCGAGCTTATTCTCACGCATATCTCTTCGTAACCGGTCTCGCTCTGATTGTTCTCTATCGAAAAAACTCCATCAAACACGTATGTGCTGTTAACGCTCAAGCCCTCTCCTTCCCCCGGATAGAACGGGCTATCCTGGGATATGTCAACCACAAGAACTCCATCGTCGTTTTGATACGAGTACGGGGGGATGGGTTCATCGATCGAAAGCACCTCTCCGTCTTCAGTGGCGTAAACAACCGTGATTGGTGCCGTGGGGCGGAGCCCCATGACTCCGATGAGCAGAAGGATCATTATTCCAATTCCAGCAAGGATTTTTCGGTTTGTCCCCATCTTTCTTCCCCCTAAATATCAAAGAGAGGAGCAAAGGCTCCAGATAGAAAACTAATTACTTCACTGCGGTCCGCCGTCGCACTCGCCGGCCTCAGCGTAGAACTGGATCTGGCCATCAAGTGCGTCCGGGGCGCTTATGCCGTCGGTGTTTATGATCATGCCGATCTTGACAACGTCGCCCGGCATGACGGTCACGTCGAGTGTGGTCTCGCCCGGCTGTCCGGTGTAGTCGCCCTCGAAGAAGGTAACCTCATCCGCGCCGCTGTAGGTTATGTGCATGCAGATCGGGGTCTGCTCCCACAGGTCGTTGCTCACGCCGAATACTTCCTCAAACACGTAGGTGCTGTTCGGGCTGACGCCTTCGCCGTATCCTGTCTCCCAGTTCGGGTTGTTGTGGCTCATGTCAACCACGAGCATTCCGTTGTCGGTTATGTAGGCGTAGGGCTGGATTGGCCTGAGGTCAATGAGCTCGTTGTCGTCTGGAACTATCTGGATGTGAACGTTCCTGTCGGCCTCAAAGTATGCGAAGTTCGCGCTGCTGGCGGTGACCGCTATCAACAGTCCTGCTATAAGGACGAATAGTCCGATTACTTTTTTCATTTTGATCACCCTCCGCAAGTAATAGGCGCGTCGTCAATGGGCCAGGCCTTGACGGTAATGGTCACGTCGTAGCTTCCAAGGCTGTTGCCGGCCGCCAGCTCCATGCCGATACCGAGGGCCTCTCCGGGCTGCAGGATGAAGCATACGTCTCCAACTGCTGTGTCTGAGTTGTAGGGAACCGCGTTTCCGCCGGTTGCTATCATGTGCTCACCAGGGTCGTAGAATGAGACCTTACCCGAGTCTGAGGATATGACCTCAACGACTATTGCCTTGTCTTCCCACAGGTGGTTGCTCACGTTGAAAACGTGGTCGAAGTTGTACCTGCTCTGCGGGCTCAGGCCGAGTCCCCTTATGGGAACACCGTTCTCGTCCTTCCAGGTCGGATCGTTGTGTCCCGGCCAGTTGGGGTTGTTCTCTGAGAAGTCAATAACAAGCTGTCCCCCATCGTTAATGTACGCGTAGGGCTGGACTGGCGTCAGATCGATGAGCTCATCGTCGTCCGGAACGACGGCGATATGCGTGCTCCTCTGGACGCGGTAGTCCCTGAAGGTCGCGCTCGTGCCTAAAGCAAAGGCAGCCGCGATCATCAGCCCCAGCATACCGAGGGCCAAAAGTTTCTTCATGGTTTTCTCCTCCGTAGTATCAAGTTTCGCATCCTTCGACACCGCCTCTTGGCGGTGCATCACGGGGACACTTGTATCTTATTGTGATCTTTCTGGTATATAGGAAATTCCGGCTTACTGGGGGGTAACGATGCATTACCGGCAGTAAAACCCGGTTTTTTGATTAGAAAAGGCCAGTATCTCCCTCGCCCCTTCAGAGAAGGCGTTTGATCTTCCTGTGGTGCACGAGGCTTATGGCCAGGTACACGAGTGCCGCAAAGATCAGGGGCAGGCTCCCGAGGTACCACCCCGCTATCAGGAATATCACCGAGGTGCCCATGTAGAAGGCGCTCCAGCTTATGTCGTGCTTGTTCACGACCTCCATATAGACGGTAACGTCATCGGGAATCCTCAGCAGAGTTATGACGCCGTGATCAAAGGTTATTACCCCCTCCCTCTCAAGCTTGGGAATGTGGGTCTGAACCAGGCTGACGTAGACGCTCTTCCTGTGCTTCCTGTCCGTGTCTCCTTCTCTCTCGGCTATGAACTCGACCATGTCCCTTAACTCTGCGTGTCCATCCTTTTGCTGGAGGAACTCTATCATTAACATTCTCCTGTCGTTTCCCAGGATCGCGGTCGTTGCACCCAATGCCATCACCGCAGGCGGTAATGCTTCCGCTTATTCCCGTTGGTGTAGAAGGCTTCCACCTTCTTCTGCTGTATCATCTTCCTCAGCGTCCTCTCCACTTTCTGCCTCGTGCAGTCGAGTCCCCTCTCGTTCAGGAACCTCGTGAGGAACGCCACGCTCAATGAACCGTGAACCCTCAACAGATTCGTTATTTCACCCTCGAGATTTATGGTAGCGCTCATACCCGCACCTCCCGTGTTAGGCAATCGCTGTGTAACATCACTATGAAGGTCGGCCGCATACTATTTAAGGGTTCCTAAAAAGTCCGATTTTTGAATTTTTGGCAATTATCTTGCCTATTCTGCTGAAAAAAGCTTTATTGGTGGATAAAACCATCTTAGAGGCCCGTTTATTCGATTTTTAGTTGCATTTTCCCCAACGTTTGTTGTATAATATCCAAGGTATTGGAACTTTTGCGAGCAGAATGTATCGGACTTCACTAAGGGGAGTTTGACCATGAAACTTCCTTTTTTAAAACGGGTTTGTGGCAAGAAGGCAAGGTACGACTTGAGGTGTAACATGAGGTTCGAGAATAGAACCTTAAAGGGAATTAAGGGTGGGGTTCGAAGGTCTGGAGCCCAGGTGAATGGTAGCCCCGCGGGGATTCGAACCCCGGTCGCGGGATCCAGAGTCCCGCATGCTTGGCCGCTACACCACGGGGCTGTGCCCGTTGATAGCTGTCCGGAAGGATTTATAAATTTTATCCTCCTCAACAGGGCAACGCTTATATCCTGGCGGGCCGTCCCATACAGGATGGTGGATGTAGATTTCGCCCTTTTATGGAGCGCTACGGCTACAGGCTGTTAATGCTCCTGACCGTGGCGGTAATACTGGGGTAGCCCTGGCCCCGTTCGTGATGGCCTTCTGGGCATTCAGCAGCGATGGCGTGGCCGTAGCCGTCACCGTGACGATTCTCCTCGGAATAGGTGTGCTCCTCATGTCCGTTCCCAAGATCGACTATTTCGCCCACAAGTTGCACCATACCCACGTCCTTGAGGACTGGAGCCGCGATGAGGAGGATTAATGGCCTTCTGTACCTGGAACTTTTGGGAAACTTCATCAAAAGTTTGTAGCTCCTCTTAGAAAAGGCTGTGTGAAAGGATTTTAAATTGCAAGCGCTCGTTTCCAGGAGAGAACACTTTGGATTAACTCTTGACGGGGTTTACTCTTCTTTTGACGTCCTTCGGGCGTCGATTTAGGGTTAAACCAGCACTAATGGGACATTTCTGAAGGTTCTCAAGTCCAAAATAACCATTCAAAGGGAAAATCATGCGGGAGTTAGCTTTTTAGAAAGGGCTGCAAGCTTTGATGAAACTTTTGCTCGGCAAAAGTTTCTGTGGTGGGGCCGCCGAGATTTGAACTCGGGTCCCCGGCTCCCGAAGCCGGAAGGATAGGCCAAGCTACCCCACGGCCCCACTGCCCGGTGTTAAGGGCATTCGCAGGACTTATAAAGTTTACGGATTTACTGAAGTGCACCGGAGGGAAGGGCAGTGAAGGTCTCTGTAATCGTGCCAACCTACAACGAGAGGGACAACCTGGAGGAGCTGTTCGCGAGAATAAGTAATGCACTGAAGGAGTACGACTACGAGATCATCGTCGTCGACGACGATTCCCCTGACGGAACCTGGGAGTTCGCCCAGCAGCTTTCCGACAGGTATCCCGTGAAGGTCATCCGCAGAACCGAGGAAAAGGGTCTCTCCTCCGCTGTAATCAGGGGTTTTAAGGAGGCAACTGGGGACGTCTTCGTGGTTATGGACGCCGATTTACAGCACCCGCCGGAAGTGATACCCGACCTGCTGCGGGCCATAGAGAGCGGCGCTGACATTGCCATAGCGAGCCGCTACGTGCCCGGCGGAGGTGTTAAAAACTGGTACTGGTACAGGAAGCTCATATCGAAGGGGGCGATAATGATAGGTCGCCTCGCCCTCCCAAAGATAAGGGACATCAAGGATCCTGTGAGCGGCTTCTTCGCCCTCAGGAGGGAGGTCGTGGAGGGAGTCGAGCTAAATCCAATCGGCTTCAAGATACTCATGGAGGTACTCATTAAGGGTCGCTACAATCGGGTCGTCGAGGTGCCCTTCACCTTTGGCCTCAGGAAGGCCGGCGAGAGCAAGCTGAGCGGCAAAACGATGGTCAAGTACATCAAGCACGTTTACCGCCTCATGCGCTGGGAGGGAGAATTGGACCGGCTGATAAAATTCACACTGGTGGGTCTTTCGGGCGTTCTCGTCAACGAGGGCTTTCTCTGGGCCTTCGTGAACTTCCTGGGCTGGGACAAGATATTCGCCAACATCCCAGCCACGGAGCTGGCTATACTCAACAACTTCACCTGGAACGACCTCTGGACCTTCAGGGATCTGAAGAAGAACCCCCTCTGGAGGCGCCTGCTGACGTTCCACATAGCGGCCCTAACCGGAGCGCTCGTCCAGTGGGTCATCTACGCCGGCTTGGTGTACCTCGGCCTCCACTACCTGGTCTCAAACCTGATTGGAATAGTGGTTTCCTTCATCGTCCGCTTCCTCGTGAACAGACACGTTACCTGGGGTTAATGCTTTCCCTTTTCTTCCGTGCGGTTAGCTTAAATAGCCGTTGTCGCCATACATAATGGGGATGCCCATGAGGCGCTTCTTGAAGGAAACCGAGGTGTTTGACCCGGATCGGGTTCTGCATTACATAGCTGAGATAAGCCAGTTTCACAGGATACAGGGGTCGAAGGAGCTTCCGGAGGCGGTTAGGTTCATAATGGAGGAACTTCGCATCTGGGGCCTTAATCCGGTTCTGCACGAGGAGATCTACGACGGGGAAGCGAGCTATCTGACTTTTAGGACTCCCATAGCCTGGGACCCGGTAAGGGGGAGGGTTGAGGTCCTTGGAAGAACCCTCACGACCGGCCAAACTCCCCTGGTTGTTATGGCCCACTCCCCGAGCGGGAGGGCTGAGGGTGAGGTGGTTCACGTTTTCAGAGAGGATGACTGGGAGAACGTTGAGGGGAAGATAGTCCTCGCCGGCAGGGACTGGCGCGATGCCTACAGGAGGGTCAACGAAGCCGGGGCGAGGGCGTTCATCGCTTACAGGGAGGGAACCGGTAATGCCGTGCCCTACATCGGCCTCTTCCTCACTCGGGACGATCTCGAATGGGCTAAAATCCCTGCAGTAGCGGTTCCGGAGAGCCTAGCGAAGGATATAATCGGAAAGCTGAACTCCGGAGAGAAGGTCGAGGCGAAGATCGAGGTGGAGACCCAGATAAACGAGCTCCAGGTTCTCCCGATCCTCTACGCGGAAATCGGAAGGCCGCCGTTCATACTCTTCACCGCCCACATCTGCCACCCCAAGCCAGGAGCCAACGACAACGCGAGCGGGAGCGCGATGCTCATGGAGCTGGCCAGAGTGCTGAGCAAACTGTACGACGACTCCTTCCGCTTCGGTTTCGCCTTCCTCTGGATTCCAGAATATTATGGCACGGCGGCTTTCATTGAGAGATACGCGGATCTTGGGAAGTACTACACGGTCATCAACCTCGACATGGTGGCCGGAAGCCCCGACCGCTCCGGTTCGACGGTGATGCTGGTCAGGACGCCCCTCTCGCGCTTCTCGGTCGTTTCAGGCGTTCTGGAGTACTTCCTTGAGCTGGCCAACGAGTCTGGAAGGAGCTTCTCCGGAAGTCCGCTCCCGAAGCTGAGGCTCAAGAGCTTCCCCTACAAGATGGGCAGCGACCACGACATCTTCAACTTCTTCGGAATCCCCTCGGTGATGCCGATAACGTGGCCGGACAGGTTCTACCACTCAAGCGAGGACACCGTTGATAAGGTGAGCAGGGAAACAATCGAGATCATTGGAAGGGCCGTCCTCGCAACGGCCCTGGCCCTCGCAAAGGGCGAAAGGGCTGAACTCCAGCGCTTCGCGAGGGGCTATACCATGAAGTACCTCGGGGAACTCTCACGCGAGAGAGATGCCGAGGAAGCCGAGAGGCTGGTGATGATCGGCCTATCGAGGGATTCGGAGTTCCTGGGGATAGAGAGCGGCCACCGCTTTGAGGCCGAACCCTGGCTGGTCTGGGAGCGCAGGGGGGTCATCTCGGAGCGCTTCATAAGGGAGCGCGATGGAAAGCTTGCCGGCGAGTTCAAGGAACTCACGAGGGACAGAAAAGTTCTCGCCCAGCTTCACGAACTCCTGATGCTCGGGGAGCTGCTCCCGAAGGAGCGGGCCTTCGAGGCACTGAGGGAGGAGTATGGGGAGATTGATGAAGAAAAGCTGGAGAAACTGGTCTCCCTCCTTGAGAAAGGTGGGGTGGTGAGAATCATTTAATTCTTGCTGGAGTTTGACTTCTTCAGCTCCTGCTCCAGCTCGTTTATCCTCTTTACTATGTTCTGCTTGATGTTCTCGAGAACCTCCCCCGGAGAAACGGCGCTGTAGGTGTATCCCAGCCAGCCCTGCTCGATAAGCGTTCTCCTGAGTATGCCCTTGCGGTAGAGGCTAAGGACGTGCTCCCTTACGGAGCGCTCGCTTATACCGAGTTCTTTCTGTATCTCGGTGATCCTCATCGGTGTTTTCTTCTCCAGCAGGAGGCGGTAAATCCTCAGCTCGGTCTTCTTCACTCCCAGGGAGCGAAGCAGGGCCTCAAGTCTCTCGTAGACGTCGCTCATCACTCTCACCCGATACTTATGGATTCCCACCTATGAAGTATTATTTTCATAGGGGGTTATAAACTTTGCCCAGGGGTTGAAGATATGGTGAGTCTCCGTCACCTAAGCGAAACCTCGCCGAGGTAGAGGCCTTCGGGTAGAAATAGCTCCAGTGAAGGGTTTTCTTTCAAAAACGGCACCATCTTTATTCCTTCTCTCACGTCGAAGCCCTCGATGTATGGGTTCACCGTGGGCAGTATGAGGAATCTACCAGAGCGTGCGAAGACCTTCGTCTTCCTCGAAATGCCCCCGCTCCTGAAGGTGTACGCCGGATGGATATGGCCAAGATACGCCTCCTCGAACTCGACCTCCGGCAGGTTTGTGTGTCCGTGGAGGAAGAGCCTTTCGTCGATTTGGAAGTGTTCCACGACCTCCACGTGCGAGAACTTTCCGGCGACTTCCTCTATTCTGCCGTCGTGGTTGCCCTTGGTTATTATCACAGGTATTCCGCGCAGGTCCGAGAAGAAGCCCATCAGGAGGCGCTTTACTGTGAAGCTCAAGCCTATCGGCTCCTTGACGTCCCCGAGGATAATCAGCAGGTCCGGGTCTTTCTCCAGTATGAAATCAGCCAGCCTTTCCTCGAAGTGAGTCCTTATCCTCAGCCCCCTCGAAAGCTCGAAGCCGATGTGGGGGTCAGCTATGAGAAGCG
This window of the Thermococcus siculi genome carries:
- a CDS encoding DNA-directed RNA polymerase, whose product is MYKLLKIKDVVRIPPRMFTMDPKEAAKLVLREAYEGIYDRDEGVVLAVMDVEEVGQGVIVPGDGATYHEVVFDVLVWKPEMHEVVEGEVIDVAPYGAFIRIGPMDGLVHISQLMDDYVVFDEKNKQFIGKETNRTLKLGDYTRARIIAISVKSRVIRENKIGLTMRQPGLGKRDWIEKEKRKEKEA
- a CDS encoding DUF4910 domain-containing protein, translated to MRRFLKETEVFDPDRVLHYIAEISQFHRIQGSKELPEAVRFIMEELRIWGLNPVLHEEIYDGEASYLTFRTPIAWDPVRGRVEVLGRTLTTGQTPLVVMAHSPSGRAEGEVVHVFREDDWENVEGKIVLAGRDWRDAYRRVNEAGARAFIAYREGTGNAVPYIGLFLTRDDLEWAKIPAVAVPESLAKDIIGKLNSGEKVEAKIEVETQINELQVLPILYAEIGRPPFILFTAHICHPKPGANDNASGSAMLMELARVLSKLYDDSFRFGFAFLWIPEYYGTAAFIERYADLGKYYTVINLDMVAGSPDRSGSTVMLVRTPLSRFSVVSGVLEYFLELANESGRSFSGSPLPKLRLKSFPYKMGSDHDIFNFFGIPSVMPITWPDRFYHSSEDTVDKVSRETIEIIGRAVLATALALAKGERAELQRFARGYTMKYLGELSRERDAEEAERLVMIGLSRDSEFLGIESGHRFEAEPWLVWERRGVISERFIRERDGKLAGEFKELTRDRKVLAQLHELLMLGELLPKERAFEALREEYGEIDEEKLEKLVSLLEKGGVVRII
- a CDS encoding DUF1102 domain-containing protein, giving the protein MKKVIGLFVLIAGLLIAVTASSANFAYFEADRNVHIQIVPDDNELIDLRPIQPYAYITDNGMLVVDMSHNNPNWETGYGEGVSPNSTYVFEEVFGVSNDLWEQTPICMHITYSGADEVTFFEGDYTGQPGETTLDVTVMPGDVVKIGMIINTDGISAPDALDGQIQFYAEAGECDGGPQ
- a CDS encoding inorganic diphosphatase, whose amino-acid sequence is MNPFHELEPGPEVPEVVYALIEIPKGSRNKYELDKKTGLIKLDRVLYSPFFYPVDYGIIPQTWYDDGDPFDIMVIMREPVYPLTLIESRPIGIMKMEDSGDKDWKVLAVPVEDPYFADWKDIDDVPKAFLDEIAHFFQRYKELQGKVTKIEGWGNAEEAKKEILRAIELYKEKFGKKE
- a CDS encoding glycosyltransferase; the encoded protein is MKVSVIVPTYNERDNLEELFARISNALKEYDYEIIVVDDDSPDGTWEFAQQLSDRYPVKVIRRTEEKGLSSAVIRGFKEATGDVFVVMDADLQHPPEVIPDLLRAIESGADIAIASRYVPGGGVKNWYWYRKLISKGAIMIGRLALPKIRDIKDPVSGFFALRREVVEGVELNPIGFKILMEVLIKGRYNRVVEVPFTFGLRKAGESKLSGKTMVKYIKHVYRLMRWEGELDRLIKFTLVGLSGVLVNEGFLWAFVNFLGWDKIFANIPATELAILNNFTWNDLWTFRDLKKNPLWRRLLTFHIAALTGALVQWVIYAGLVYLGLHYLVSNLIGIVVSFIVRFLVNRHVTWG
- a CDS encoding DUF1102 domain-containing protein — encoded protein: MGTNRKILAGIGIMILLLIGVMGLRPTAPITVVYATEDGEVLSIDEPIPPYSYQNDDGVLVVDISQDSPFYPGEGEGLSVNSTYVFDGVFSIENNQSETGYEEICVRISSDFPNMGFFVGSFNGNWEEVIEVTLAADESVDVGMRVNTTGLELGDYWNEITIEAWGGNCG
- a CDS encoding DUF1102 domain-containing protein — encoded protein: MKKLLALGMLGLMIAAAFALGTSATFRDYRVQRSTHIAVVPDDDELIDLTPVQPYAYINDGGQLVIDFSENNPNWPGHNDPTWKDENGVPIRGLGLSPQSRYNFDHVFNVSNHLWEDKAIVVEVISSDSGKVSFYDPGEHMIATGGNAVPYNSDTAVGDVCFILQPGEALGIGMELAAGNSLGSYDVTITVKAWPIDDAPITCGG
- the spt4 gene encoding transcription elongation factor subunit Spt4 — encoded protein: MAKERACRHCHYITTEDRCPVCGSRDLSDEWFDLVIITDPEKSRIAQKLGVKVPGKYAIRVR
- a CDS encoding DUF5305 family protein — its product is MKKESVTKFIRRKEVLGIFLVLFIVFGFYSVKLMSANPYVVNTQRIGTYREEGTLKHEAYLKPNELYGYRVTMDDYPIPLVDRFILRYTYHSEPQLSEGSYHVVVRAEYYVNKGSEEIVLWDEKLFEERGDLTNGGFTTEYVLDMGKFATDSGEIAKELGVKRLKNRITIETTVNGKATVGGKEISEDFDHSVELIRDSAAELYYFTDTSKAEKRALTERTVTENDATVLGITSDLGTAKVVTTVLAALMLLPLLGYVYVSRPPKDELSKVRPYVVKGAPGEVEKVVALKTPKDLETTFELVDKPILHYIEGDEEVYAIIDDGVSYEYRRPLPQEEEKAN
- a CDS encoding metallophosphoesterase encodes the protein MDSFEDFERLSLEIETSKGKTLLIADPHIGFELSRGLRIRTHFEERLADFILEKDPDLLIILGDVKEPIGLSFTVKRLLMGFFSDLRGIPVIITKGNHDGRIEEVAGKFSHVEVVEHFQIDERLFLHGHTNLPEVEFEEAYLGHIHPAYTFRSGGISRKTKVFARSGRFLILPTVNPYIEGFDVREGIKMVPFLKENPSLELFLPEGLYLGEVSLR
- a CDS encoding transcriptional regulator, giving the protein MSDVYERLEALLRSLGVKKTELRIYRLLLEKKTPMRITEIQKELGISERSVREHVLSLYRKGILRRTLIEQGWLGYTYSAVSPGEVLENIKQNIVKRINELEQELKKSNSSKN
- a CDS encoding signal peptidase I, translated to MKAFLEYLIIALLGVLVIGSLAGAILDRPVFMSYAYSGSMTPTINKGDVFFIDPLARNPDVGDIIVFKVGSTWTVHRVAAITEEGYITRGDNNIATDQQSHNIPPITREQIGGTVVQIGGYVPTIPRVGNYLEGGLSDRGKILLGALLIVVGIVAFGGGEAQRSGKRKKFFVVKFRTLFMLASAFLVLMVAISIFVSWEVVPIEYSVTSAGGSRENWYQPGEEFQSGISVENHNFYPMVYYVSAPSPVTGLSTDKFRLSSGDKEDLTVTIVAPQATSIYTTKVRVNAYPPLLPASVMDRLYSVHPMVPLFGILAVVSAFLGVLYVISGMGSEDVLRIRKKRHSKSKGIPEVFRL
- a CDS encoding DUF7344 domain-containing protein, encoding MALGATTAILGNDRRMLMIEFLQQKDGHAELRDMVEFIAEREGDTDRKHRKSVYVSLVQTHIPKLEREGVITFDHGVITLLRIPDDVTVYMEVVNKHDISWSAFYMGTSVIFLIAGWYLGSLPLIFAALVYLAISLVHHRKIKRLL